The genomic segment ttccggtgatctcttgctttactgcgcagcctccaactgacagagacaacgtaaatgtgacgtgagcaacgtgtctgaaagttgtaagtgttctggtagctgtaacaagagaaatctcaatcatttccaatcttacagagacgtagagtgtaggtatatgtaaggagataacataagcacaggctaattattgctaactaacatgctagttaacattagtaattaaacctaaacatctcatgtaagtcgaaactgcctgcgagcttctcctgtactatacggtaatttctctactatgcgacagtaagtcacttggttatgacacaatcgttagcttatttttacaaaaacgtctgctacggagccataacgtgaggtacaaggtaatgaagccttttatacattgccgtgtttctttagaaataaacaatggacaaatagagtctttcaacgcttcagatgtaaagttattcgcagtcaagtgacgtaaaaaaaaaatggcggtcagtgtaatgttaaaaagaggtgatcgctttgtagcaacaaaatggcgccatcggaggttcgcgttctgaagcgaagcttacccccttggatattacgaatcccactatggccacgccaagacccgcccttcaatagcgttcacacactactattggccaggcgtccatgcttacatgtacaggtcctatcccctgaccaatcccctaaccctaaccttaaccactcaaggtgaaatgcctaaccccaaccaatcaagctgcttcatagggcgggtcttggcgtggtcatagtgggatttgtaattttgcttccgggatgggaaaaaaacttgctctggtttattagcatttctttaaaccaatcacagtcatgTGCGGCACTAGGCTCTGCACACagtcgctgcaaaatagttgtgcgagaaaAAACTGAAACGTCAATTACATAGGCTACTGCACACCTCAAAGAGGGAGTGAATCATCAAAGCGAGGAATCTTTGATTAGTTTTGGGAAAGTGTCACAGACTAAGGAAATGATTTAGGAAAGGACTAGACTAGAGGATGCAAAAACCAAGCAAATCAGTGATTTTCTGTAGATGTCAGCGATTTTAGCTTGTGTTCGTTGGTACTTTGAAGCATTTCAAGTGAGGATTTGAGAGGTTCCTCTGGGGAAATTCAAAATTGCAGACTATGTAACAGAGATTGTATACCCAAAAACACttggaaaaaatataaaaaaagatttaggcCTAAGTGCTGCAGGTCTCTTCCAAATATGTGCTTCACTAGCCAGACTTGTAGCCAGGAAAGCATTCATGTGTTTGACAGTGTGGAAACTGACATCAAATACCTGTTTGCATACACTGCGAACACTCAAGCACACACATTGCATCcaacatgtttaaatgtataCTATTTCCCCCAAAacaatcattttgttttatcaGGAACGTGAAATGGGAAGTTGAATGGAGGTGTTATTTCCTGTAACAATCACAGCAGAATGGTTACAGTGAAGCACTTATAACAATTTGATAAATTCATAGCCAAAGCCAAACCACTCAAGAACCATGCAGTAGTTCTACTCTAGCCGATTGAAAGCTTTGCTTTTGGCTCACATAGTTGACAAAGTCTTTTCGCAAGATCCATTCAGTAGCTGCTCTGGAACTTTCAGAAGGAGTTGAGTTGTGATGATTTTAAAACCtacacctacagcctgtagtgcgatttgcaaaaatccactgctccctgttcagatgcaccaatcagggccgggggggggggatgtCTAACTGCTTGTCAGTAGGCTCGtttgagatgagccagatctgcgcagaatcaatcaccggcgatcgccgcccaatgcgtgccggttagatttgtgtccaacttgatcccgacttgctctgacgtcatgcacacgtgggcaacgataacctcacgagatcaaggcggccgcagtttttagagccaggcgccgcagttgctctccaccgactacaagacccaggcggacccagggctgGGAAACGccagcctctcagctgatctaacagctgattggttcagaatcgactcaacatgatgatgttttatataaacttttaattgattttaatttggagggattttaaatgctatttgtcagatttaaaggcttattctgtacaaaccacatgttgtgtggctgatagttacgtttagaagtcagagagactaaatctgttcagattacagatcatctacagtgtaaatcagcaacagatcacatgtagagcattttgacagctactctgtcataataaaaacaactggagactgtgtacaagctgctgtctgataacattttattaaatcggaatcgaaccacagtgtttctgtgacttcctgttcagcctgaaggctgctggagacggctggaaactgtccgacttgacagcGGACCTTTGTCACCGCCCCCTGCTGCTGTCGTCTGCTCTTGTTCACTTTACAGGCGaagcgcagttcatctcgaacgagcctagtCACTGCTCATACACATgaattcattctcccttgttgggggaggggcttgggagaccgttttgggctttagcggaaaggggggagggactgagaagttgtcaatgttaaaaaattttggctaaatcctggatctttgcaatcctacTTACGACACCTTTAATTACTTGAAACATAAAATGAGTGTACCAGAAGTTGCTTGCACTCTGAATCTGCATTCACGCTGCTGAGTCATCAGCTGAGATGACAGAGAGAAAGCTTCTGTGGTTCTGTGAGAAATACCTGCTTATTAGCCTAATTACCCCTTTCGTTTGTCTATCTCAGGTATAGATTTGAACTGAATAAACTCCATCAATGTGTCAGTCCTTACCACACAAACCACATTATTCAAAAGATAAAGAGTGCTGAGGACCACTGTGACCCAGTAAATACACACTGTAGGTCCTCTCTGAGCTGATAGCACCACCAGATGGCCACACAGTAAAAGGAGATGATTTTAAATGAGTGCATCATTGATTAGATCAAGTGCAGGGAGGCCGGTGGTTCCGGGCAGCAAAGTGTGGAGGGGTGGACTTTGCAGATGCTGAAACAACagctggaagaggaggaggagcatcACAGCATTGGCTGTGGGCTGCCTCAGACTAAGCTTTGGGGGGTGTATGAAATGCAACAACAGGTCCACAACCCCATTTTTAATAGTGACATCAAACACTGAGTCCCCTCAGGCAATTATATGCTGGCCTCTGAGTTTATCACTATGAGACTGTTTTAATTAACTACTCAAAATACACTTTTAATGGTTCAACCTTGTAAATGAAGTAAATAACCATTTGATGAAAGTAGGTATTGCGTGTTTGTTTTAGAATGAGtacaattttacaatttaactGCATTAATATTTACTTATGTTTTGGCCACTAGGACTAGGGGGAAAATATACCAAAAGGGCAAATACTGTCATATTATTGACTTTACAGACATTTAGACCTATTTAAACACTGGTGAGCACCCCTAGAAACGTACTCATTGTTTATACATCTATTACTAATCAATATGCATAGGCTATTTACTAGGCTACATACCTGTTTACATTCTGCTTACATTCAGTTtattaatttacaaaaaaaatcttcacaAATAAGTATGActatttatatttgaataatgtttatattttagccctATAATTCACCTGTACGATATTGTCTTGCTGTTACttgtgtgattttcttttaatatatttaatgagCATGTTGAAGGAGGGTGATTTTATAAACTAATTTAAGACAGTGTTGAAAGAACAAATTATGTTAAGCGAAGATTGTACGAGACAAGTATAGACACAGGTGAAGCAGAAATGCGTCAcatccatagactgttaatatttacagtctaagTTCACATCTCGGCAATGAGGAAAATGCAGGATTTACACAGTCATTCAAAACATTCAATGGGTCATCGAACCGCTTATCTATGTCATCGAACTAGCAAACAGCAATTCTCTCATTTGTCCGACAGCACGTGAAGGCAGCAGGAGTCACGCGTTGTTTGCCGTCAGAGTGCAAATATGGCGGACGACGGAGAATCGCTGGAGTCCTGGCTTAGTAAGTACAAACTTTAACAGTCTTTTTACGTCGATTATTAATATTGCAGGTGCGTACTCATGCGCTGTATAACCGTAGTTGTCCGATACAACAGTTGGACTCAAATGACATTGCTTTAACTACAAAGTATCGTGCTAATTCGTCTGTGTTATCAGAAAGTAGCTAACACAGACCTGCTGGAAACTAATTGATATCGCTGGCCAAAATGAGCTTTGATGTTTGGTTACATATGTCCTGGACTTATAGTCGGTGAAATGCGTGCAAAAATGTGATTATTCTGTTGGTGTCCCACTGCCTTTGCATTTCGCTCCCTGGTGTTAAAGACGGCAGTTGTAAACACCTCCAGGCGCTATCTTATCGAAGTTCAAATATGACTTGCAACAACAAACTGGATCAGTGAAGTGCCTGGAGGCTATAAAAGAGATAATTTATAACGTAGGATAACCTGAAAAACTTGGACAACAACTGTCTGGGTTGTTGTGGAATCTCGGAATGGAAGCGATGGAGCTTGATATTCGAGGGTTGATTTTAATCGTCATATATTACAAAGCTCCAGCCTTCATTAGCCTTCATTAGCTTTCCAGGGCCAGGGTAGCCTGTTTACCATTGGTGTATCTATAAGTGCATGAGAAATCATATTCTTCTCTTCCAGACAAAGCCACCAACCCTTCCAACAGACAGGAAGACTGGGAGTATATAATGGGATTCTGTGACCAAATCAATAAAGAACTGGAGGGGTATGGTCACGTTTATTCAATAAACTCAGTCTCACCCATAATGTTAAATCATGCCCATTGTATGTTGCTCATCTGTGTCATTGTGCTAAACACGTGGAGCTTATAAAGGCTGTTATAACCCAGGCTCAGGATGGCTTTTGTTAATCTGTTTGCATtggattgtttgtttttttttggtcatatTTTCCAGCCCCCAAATATCCGTTAGACTGTTGGCTCACAAGATTCAGTCCCCCCAGGAATGGGAGGCGATACAAGCATTAATGGTCCGTGGTGTAATCacttcaatgtgttttttattttgagatCTATCAGCAGAAGgtggaaaaatatatttatctcCAGTTGTTTTCCTTTTGTAGGTTCTCGAGGCTTGTATGAAGAACTGCGGGCGACGGTTTCACAATGAAGTTGGGAAATTTAGGTTtttgaatgaattaattaagGTGGTTTCACCCAAAGTAAGTAACATAAATGTTCATCCAAGGGGGATATGTTGTCTTGAATTGAAGTTTGGTGTCATTCTATGCTGTGCATCTATTATTTTCAGTATTTAGGAGACAAAGTATCAGAGAGAGTGAAGACAAAAGTGATCGAGATGCTGTACAGTTGGACTGTGTCTTTACCAGATGAAGCAAAGATCTTTGAAGCATATGAGATGTTAAAGTCACAGGGTGAGACACCAAGCACTTCAAAAACTGTAAATTGCTAATACTTGCTGATAAGATATACTAATGCACACAGTAAAACAATATGGTCGTATAACAGTGACATCCAAAAATAATACACTGAACAGTCGGTTATGACTGTGTTGTGCTTTGTACTAAAATGTTGTCGCCTTGAAGTCCCAAAACTGTCAGTTCCAGAGTTAAATAGGTGTCTGTTGTCATGTTTATTTTAGGTATTGTTTTAGTTGACCCAGAAATCCCTCTTGATGCTACATTAATACCATCGCCTTCTCCGCGACCCAAGAATCCTGTGTTTGATGATGAGAAGAAGAGCAAGGTAAGAAGAATTATTTTGGGATGTTGATACTGCAGCTCACTCACTCATTGCACTCTTTCTCTTGTTTTTCTCAGTTACAGCAatgaattttttatatatatgtatatttatgtgtgtgtgtgtatatatatatatatatatatatatatatatatatatatatatatatatatatatatatatatatatgtatatgtatatatatatatatatatatatatatatatatatatatatatatatatatatatatatatatatatatatatatatatatatatatatatatatatatatatgtatatatatatatatatatatatatatatatatatatatatatatatatgtatatgtatatatatatatatatatatatatatatatatatatatatatatatatatatatatatatatatatatatatatatatatatatatatatatatatatatatatatatatatatatatatatatatatatatatatatatatatatatatatatgtgtatatatatatatatgtgtgtgtgtgtgtatatatatgtgtgtgtgtgtgtatatatatgtgtgtgtgtgtatatatatgtgtgtgtgtgtatatatatgtgtatgtgtgtatatatatgtgtatgtatgtgtgtatatatatgtgtatgtatgtgtatatatatatgtgtatgtatgtgtatatatatatgtgtatgtatgtgtatatatatatgtgtatgtatgtgtatatatatatgtgtatgtatgtgtatatatatatatgtgtatatatatatatgtgtatgtatgtatatatatatatgtgtatgtatatatatatatatatgtgtatgtatgtgtgtatatatatatatatatatatatatatatatatatatatatatatatatatatatgtgtgtgtgtatatatatatatgtatgtgtgtgtatatatatgtgtatgtgtgtatatatatatgtgtatgtatgtgtatatatatgtgtatgtatgtgtatttatatgtgtatgtatgtgtgtatatatatatgtgtatgtatgtgtatatatatatgtgtatgtatgtgtatatatatatgtgtatgtatgtgtatatatatatgtatatatatatatatatgtatatatatatatatatatatatatatatatatatatatatatatatatatatatatatatatatatatatatatatatatatatatatgtgtatatatatgtgtatatatatatatatatatatatatatatatatatatatatatatatatatatatatatatatatatatatatatatatgtgtgtgtgtgtgtgtatgtatgtatatatatatgtgtgtgtatatatgtgtgtgtgtatgtatgtgtatatatatatgtgtgtgtgtatatatatatgtgtgtatatatatatatatatatatatatatatatatatgtgtgtatatatatatgtgtgtatgtatatgtatatatatatgtatatatatatatatatatgtgtgtgtgtgtatatatatatgtgtatatatatgtgtgtgtgtgtatatatatatgtatatatatatatatatatatatatatatatatatatatatatatatatatatatatatatatatatatatatatatatatatatatatatatatatatataatatgtatgtgtatatatgtatgtgtatatatatgtgtatatatatatgtgtatgtgtatatatatgtgtatatatatatgtatatatatatatatatatatatatatatatatatatatatatatatatatatatatatatatatatatatatatatatatatatatatatatatatatatatatatatatatatatatatatgtgtgtatatatatatatgtgtatatatatatatatgtgtatatatatatatatgtgtgtatatatatatatatgtgtatatatatatatatgtgtatatatatatgtgtatatatatatgtgtatatatatatatatatatatatgtatatatatatatatatatatatatatatatatatatatatatatatatatatgtatgtatatatatatatatatatatatatatatatatatatatatgtatatatatatatatatatatatatatatatatatatgtatgtatatgtatgtgtgtatatgtgtgtatatgtatatgtatatatatatatatatatatatatgtatatgtatatatgtatatatatatatgtatatgtgtgtatgtgtgtatatatatatatgtgtgtatatatatatgtgtatatatatatatatgtgtgtgtatatatatatgtatatgtatatatatatatatatatatatatatatgtgtatatgtgtatatatatatgtatgtatatatatatatatatatgtgtgtatatatatatatgtatgtatatatgtgtatatgtatatatatatatatatatatatatatatatatatatatatatatatatatatatatatatatatatatatgtgtatatgtatatgtgtatatgtatatatatatatatatatatgtgtgtatatgtatatgtgtatatatatatatatatatatatatatatatatatatatatatatatatatatatatatatatatatatgtgtatatatatatatgtgtatatatatatatatatatgtatatatatatatatatatatatatatatatatatatatatatatatatatatatatatatatatatatatatatatatatatatatatatatatatatatatatgtgtatatatatatgtatatatatatatatatgtatatatatatatatatatatatatatatatatatatatatatatatatatatatatatatatgtgtgtatgtatatatatatatagttttttttttttttttttttttttttttaaggtctaGGAGTTTGTATGCGTTTGCTGGTTGTGTCTGGATAATCTGTGGGAAATTAGTTTGTGTGTATTCTCTCTGCAGAGATTAGCAGAGTTGCTGAAGAGCAAAAAGCCTGAAGATCTGGAAGAGGCCAATCGGCTCATCAAGAACATGGTCAAGGAGGTGAGTCAGTGTCCAACTAAATGTTTTGATTGGTATTGTTGTGTTATActtcaaacaaaaaaagctaATTACTGCACGCATTTCTCCATTTTCATCGAAAAGCTTGTGTTCACACTGACAGTAAAGTTTAAGTTTAAGGAGTACTACCAACAAGTGCAACTCTCCCCAGGACGAGGTGAGAATGCAGAAAGCGACAAAGCAAAAAAGCACACTGGAGGCGGTCAACAACAGTGTCAAACTCCTTAACGAGATGCTTGCTCACTTCAGCCAGGACGACTCCACGGACGGAGACAAGGAGATCATAAGGGTTCGTTCTCCATTACATAGCTCAATAGCTCAAATCACCAATTCACTTTTTTCTTTGGCATTTATAACCTTTTTGGAAACACTCTGATGTAATATCTTTCAGAGGAACTCAAGTTAATAAATCTATACTGTATAGTGAaagtaatttgtttaaaaaataaatatcacaaGTTATACTACAATTTAATATCATAGCCTCAATTGACATGTATTTTGTATGCGaaacacttttcttttcatatccTATGATACAATAGTTTATGAATTGGATTCAAGAagtgcttttttcttttcttttctttttttcaggagCTGTATGGAGATTGCGACAAGCTCAGGCAAACTGTAGTTCAGCTCGCTACTGAGACTGAGGATAATGACAGCAGCTTGGGTAAGAAATCCTGTAATTTGGCCCTGGGGATTCTGGTGGCGTGCTCTCGCTATTCTAATTTAAGTATGACGCGTTCGAGTCGTGATTTACGGAGGTCTAGTACAGACCTAAGACCAACATCTTATCAGACCAGAGCGATCACATTACTCATAAAAAACATTTCGTATATATAACGTTTCTATATTTAGGAAACACTGTGGGAAGAagttgattgtttttttgttgtcaaaATGTGATAAATGTCATCCCAGTCTAACCTTTTAAAATGCACTTATCAGGAGACATCCTGCAGGCCAGTGACGACCTCTCCCATGTCATTAATTCCTATAAGAAGATTGTGGAAGGACAGATCGTCAATGGAGGGACTGAAGCAGCACAACAAACACAATCATCAGTCAGACAAGGTAAGTTGTAACTGTTGTGAGCAAAGAATGTCCAACATTATAATATGCCATTTGGCAATGCAGTTTCTGATATATTTTCAAGggaagcttttattttgtgtgtatcGCAACTCTTTAATGCACAATCTGTCTAGctcttaaatacattttaaaccgGTCTTAATCAGTGATCCCAGTTACGCGTTACTGGCATCACTGATCACATCATCAcatccattgttgtttacgtttgtgttgctgcgtggtacacgtgaactgtccacatgctgaaaacgtgacttgtcgcatatgtgacttcactccccgagacacaagaagaaagcaaatgtatatatttttactaaggaaaatgaaaaaaatagtaacgcacagtgacttggataagtaactttaatctgattactggtttggaaatagtaacgcgttagattactcgttggTGGTCAGATTAATCAGTGTTACTTCCACAATGCATATtcatggctcaaccagctccttcttgtcggttattggctggaacactgtttgttatggttcgtggggcaggttggcgcagtttttttttttttttttgttgccgtttgtggagcctgggctgtctacagagaccgcgtgtttttacagtgtgttcaggggacaggcagctagcggatagtgaggagatgtttgctgtatgtgacacaaaattttgtagcctaaaaaatgtgtcacatcacttagagcaccttttaaactactttttaaaatcaagtaatctgtaaagtaactaagttactttttcaaagtaactgtggcaacactgggcTTAATTTTACTACATGCAGGTAAcactacctctaatgctcattgaaatgctCTCGTAGCACTtaagaatgttgtttttttttttttttttttttattccttggtgttgtagttcttttttttttttttttttttttttttttgcagtagcGCCGACATTGAAAAGTGGCCACTGTGGTACATAGTGATCccctgtttttctcccatcccggaatgcggTGTAGACCagctagaccctcctccgcagtgccgtggtggaggaaggtctggcaatgcgagactttAAAGGGAGTCactaatacaataataatgatAGGAATATTTATAGGTATCATACCACAATACAAAATCACATGTCAAAACAAGTCTTTGCTCCTGATATTCGATATTgcacaaagaaaaaatacatgtgaagatgcaaaacaatttattttccatttcttGTAAGAAAAATGCCATGATACTTGATGAAAGGCCTGTGATTTATGTTGAGCAACTGAGACATTGTTTCTGGAAACGAACATGGCTCTAGAACTTTTCAAATGTCACTTTTTGATTTCCCCCCCTGCTGACTTTACCCCTTTTAAACTTGCCGGATCCATCTGACAATCACAGGTCGCACAAACCAGTCAGAGATTCTGATTGACCTGGCGGGTCTGGACATTCAAAGCGTCTCTCTACCAGGGCAGCAACCCCCAACATCTTTTCAGTCCATTCCTGCTGACCTGCTGTGTGGGTCTGCTGCCACTGACCCTCAGTCCCACAGCCCCAGCGTACCCTCTGCAGCACTCTCTCTGCTGGATGAAGAGCTACTATCTTTAGGTAGCATGCAATATAATAGTAGtagtttcatttgtttttcatgGAAACGTTTGAGAATATCTTATTTACATGTACATATGTGACGTGTTTTGTGTTCATTTACAGGCCTCAACGAACCCGCTCCCATTCCAAATAAATCAACATGCGTAAACCTGAGCAATCATTTGCCATCTTTACAGGTATTTAAATGAATTACAATAATTTCTACTATTAGTATTGTCTTATTGGTAATaccagtgtttttcttttttattacctTGTATTCCAGGATTTCAGTcaagatttagatttttttgaaaCCACTTCGCCTTCGGTTTCTGCGTTCTCTACATCTTCACTTTATCCAGACGGGCTTTCTGTGACAGCAGCCCCAGTTAGCTCAGCCAAGTCTTCTACAACTGCCTCTGCCTTAAGCTTCCCTGGCCCCGTCTTGGCCACACCTCCGACTTCTACAAGATCTGTCTCAGCAACATCAGTCATATTCCCTCAGCCCCTCAGCTCAGTATTGACCACCACGGCTCCAGCGGCTCTTCCTCAGGCATTCAGCATGGCCTCGCCTGCTTCTTCAGCCACCCCTGTCACTCAGCAACAGGTCTCCACTTCTCCTGGAGCGTCCCACACCACTTTAACTTCTCTGAGTCACAATCTGCAAGACCTTGCCTTGCTGGATCTGGGTAGTCCTAAAATGTGAGTAAGACTTGCATGCATTGCTAAAACTGGCGAGGGAATATATATCCGCACCTATCCGTCTATCTTTCACACATAATAATTTGGATGCtggatcacatttttttttagaatgttGCATGCACTTCTCCGtaagggttttatttttttaattgcactGATTGGCCTAGGTGGATGTCCAAACACTTGAGTTTAAAGGCACTTCTGACGCTAAACAGTGTTTTTATGAAATTTCAAGTGCATCTCAACCACCAGTTTCTGATTGGCAGAGGGACCTGCAGAACTCCATTAGCTTTTGATACACGGTGGTCCATGGATGACCCTGCAGCCACATAAAGAGCGTTGTTTTGAGCACTGTAACTTAGCAACAGCGCTCCGAGCAGATGGtgaatacaaattaaataataacAAGTAGTTAGAGAGTAACTTAAGAGTACTAGTTATGTCTCagttaaagtaattaaaatgttgaAGATTGTGACTGATCATTTTGAAGTGATAGTTAAGTGTTTAGCTGACACTCAAATGTAAGGTGGCTGAGATTGGGCCGGCTACATTGTACATATGCAGAGCGGATGTTTCAACACTACTCTTCCACTATAATTAATGAAACTGGTTACACAGTGGTGCTTATGCTCCAATGAAATCCACTCTACAAGCgttaaaaataacttttatttgtgttttttacgCAATGTTTGTGCAGTccttttacacagaaatggatcataatgtgtctttatttcttttaaattaaactacagATATACAGGAAACAACTTAATGACTGTCATTGAGCGTGTTGGCAGTTTTGTTTtgagagtttctgtttttatttcttgtttccctCACATGCATCCtatgataacagctgacagtagat from the Perca flavescens isolate YP-PL-M2 chromosome 2, PFLA_1.0, whole genome shotgun sequence genome contains:
- the gga3a gene encoding ADP-ribosylation factor-binding protein GGA3a isoform X1, with protein sequence MADDGESLESWLNKATNPSNRQEDWEYIMGFCDQINKELEGPQISVRLLAHKIQSPQEWEAIQALMVLEACMKNCGRRFHNEVGKFRFLNELIKVVSPKYLGDKVSERVKTKVIEMLYSWTVSLPDEAKIFEAYEMLKSQGIVLVDPEIPLDATLIPSPSPRPKNPVFDDEKKSKRLAELLKSKKPEDLEEANRLIKNMVKEDEVRMQKATKQKSTLEAVNNSVKLLNEMLAHFSQDDSTDGDKEIIRELYGDCDKLRQTVVQLATETEDNDSSLGDILQASDDLSHVINSYKKIVEGQIVNGGTEAAQQTQSSVRQGRTNQSEILIDLAGLDIQSVSLPGQQPPTSFQSIPADLLCGSAATDPQSHSPSVPSAALSLLDEELLSLGLNEPAPIPNKSTCVNLSNHLPSLQDFSQDLDFFETTSPSVSAFSTSSLYPDGLSVTAAPVSSAKSSTTASALSFPGPVLATPPTSTRSVSATSVIFPQPLSSVLTTTAPAALPQAFSMASPASSATPVTQQQVSTSPGASHTTLTSLSHNLQDLALLDLGSPKITHGVIDFGSFLGKSEDLLAPATLSSSLCVASTTSNSLLQGGSTPPPAKSQADDSPLLRSLSPILPLSQASPGKGQEVSLANVVVPLDTIKPSKVCPVTAYDKNGVRVLLHFATDCPAGRPDVLVMVASMLNTAPLPVRNIALQAAVPKTMKVRLQSPSGSELAPFNPILPPAAITQVMLLANPLKEKVRMRYKLTFTLGEQPHSEVGEVNEFPPTDRWGAL
- the gga3a gene encoding ADP-ribosylation factor-binding protein GGA3a isoform X2, with product MKNCGRRFHNEVGKFRFLNELIKVVSPKYLGDKVSERVKTKVIEMLYSWTVSLPDEAKIFEAYEMLKSQGIVLVDPEIPLDATLIPSPSPRPKNPVFDDEKKSKRLAELLKSKKPEDLEEANRLIKNMVKEDEVRMQKATKQKSTLEAVNNSVKLLNEMLAHFSQDDSTDGDKEIIRELYGDCDKLRQTVVQLATETEDNDSSLGDILQASDDLSHVINSYKKIVEGQIVNGGTEAAQQTQSSVRQGRTNQSEILIDLAGLDIQSVSLPGQQPPTSFQSIPADLLCGSAATDPQSHSPSVPSAALSLLDEELLSLGLNEPAPIPNKSTCVNLSNHLPSLQDFSQDLDFFETTSPSVSAFSTSSLYPDGLSVTAAPVSSAKSSTTASALSFPGPVLATPPTSTRSVSATSVIFPQPLSSVLTTTAPAALPQAFSMASPASSATPVTQQQVSTSPGASHTTLTSLSHNLQDLALLDLGSPKITHGVIDFGSFLGKSEDLLAPATLSSSLCVASTTSNSLLQGGSTPPPAKSQADDSPLLRSLSPILPLSQASPGKGQEVSLANVVVPLDTIKPSKVCPVTAYDKNGVRVLLHFATDCPAGRPDVLVMVASMLNTAPLPVRNIALQAAVPKTMKVRLQSPSGSELAPFNPILPPAAITQVMLLANPLKEKVRMRYKLTFTLGEQPHSEVGEVNEFPPTDRWGAL